In one Myotis daubentonii chromosome 1, mMyoDau2.1, whole genome shotgun sequence genomic region, the following are encoded:
- the CARMIL3 gene encoding capping protein, Arp2/3 and myosin-I linker protein 3 isoform X9: MAKSSTELTRELQDSIRRCLSQGAVLQQHRVKLETKPKKFEDRVLALTSWRLHLFPLKVPAKVESSFNVLEIRAFNTLSQNQILVETERGMVSMRLPSAESVDQVTRHVSSALSKVCPGPGCLIRRGNADTPEGPRDTSPNSETSTSTTHSVCGGFSETYAALCDYNGLHCREEVQWDVDTIYHAEDNREFNLLDFSHLESRDLALMVAALAYNQWFTKLYCKDLRLGSEVLEQVLHTLSKSGSLEELVLDNAGLKTDFVQKLACVFGENGSCVLHALTLSHNPIEDKGFLSLSQQLLCFPTGLTKLCLAKTAISPRGLQALGQTFGANPAFASSLRYLDLSKNPGLLATDESNALYSFLAQPNALVHLDLAGTDCAIDSLLGALLHGCCSHLTYLNLARNSCSHRKGREAPPAFKQFFSSAYTLSHVNLSATKLPLEALRALLQGLSLNSHLSDLHLDLSGCELRSAGAQALQEQLGAVTCVGSLDLSDNGFDSDLLTLVPALGKNKSLKHLFLGKNFNVKAKTLEEILHKLVQMIQEEDCSLQSLSVADSRLKLRTSILINALGSNTCLAKVDLSGNGMEDIGAKMLSKALQINSSLRTILWDRNNTSALGFLDIARALESNHTLRFMSFPVSDISQAYRSAPERTEDVWQKIQWCLVRNNHSQTCPQEQAFRLQQGLVTSSAEQMLQRLCGRVQEEVRALRLCPLEPVQDELLYARDLIKDAKNSRALFPSLYELGHVLANDGPVRQRLESVASEVSKAVDKELQVILESMVSLTQELCPVAMRVAEGHNKMLSNVAERVTVPRNFIRGALLEQAGQDIQNKLDEVKLSVVTYLTNSIVDEILQELYHSHKSLARHLAQLRTLSDPSGGPGQGQDLSSRGRGRGRNHDHEETTDDELGTNIDTMAIKKQKRCRKIRPVSAFISGSPQDMESQLGSLGIPPGWFSGLGNSQPTASGSWEGLSELPTHGYKLRHQTQGRPRPPRTTPPGPGRPSQVPVPGTRQENGMATRLDEGLEDFFSRRVMDESSSCPRTLRPLRPGLPEPPLPPLQKKRRRGLFHFRRPRSFKGDRGPGSPTTGLLLPPPPPPPPTQESPPSPDLPSLGNNSSPCWSPEEESSLLPGLGGNRGPSFRRKMGSEGSEPGEGGQAPGTAQQPRVQGVALPGLGRTKGWSFDGKQEGTSPDLEGSVQAWQKRRSSDDAGPGAWKPPPPPQSTKPSFSAMRRAEATWHIGLLDPGRRTAPLKPKRTRRAQSCDKLEPDRRQPPDSTGTSEPGTD; the protein is encoded by the exons atGGCCAAGTCCAGCACGGAGCTCACCCGCGAGCTGCAAG ACAGCATCCGGAGGTGCCTGAGCCAAGGGGCTGTGCTCCAGCAACATCGCGTGAAGCTGGAGACGAAGCCCAAGAAGTTTGAGGACCGAGTGCTG gCCCTGACCTCCTGGCGCCTCCACCTCTTCCCCCTGAAAGTCCCAGCCAAG GTGGAGAGCTCCTTCAATGTCCTGGAGATCCGGGCCTTCAACACACTCAGTCAGAACCAG ATCCTAGTGGAGACAGAACGAGGCATGGTGAGCATGCGGCTGCCATCAGCTGAGAGTGTGGACCAAGTGACGCGACATGTGAGCTCAGCCCTCTCCAAGgtctgccctggccctgg GTGTCTAATCCGGCGTGGAAATGCAGACACTCCAGAAGGGCCCCGAGACACATCCCCCAACTCTGAGACTTCCACATCTACCACTCACAGTGTGTGTG GTGGCTTCTCCGAGACCTACGCTGCCCTGTGTGACTACAATGGGCTGCACTGCCGGGAGGAGGTGCAATGG GATGTGGACACCATCTATCATGCCGAGGATAACCGCGAGTTCAACCTTTTAGATTTCAGCCACTTGGAGAGCCG AGACTTGGCCCTAATGGTGGCAGCCCTGGCCTACAACCAGTGGTTCACCAAACTCTACTGCAAGGACCTGCGGCTG GGCTCTGAAGTGCTAGAACAGGTGCTACATACCCTGAGCAAGTCGGGGAGCCTCGAAGAGCTGGTGCTGGACAACGCTGGACTGAAGAC GGACTTTGTCCAGAAGCTGGCCTGCGTGTTTGGGGAGAACGGAAGCTGTGTGCTACAtgccctcactctgtcccacaatCCCATCGAGGACAAGG gtTTCCTCAGTCTGAGCCAGCAGCTCCTCTGCTTCCCCACGGGCCTCACCAAACTGTGCCTGGCCAAGACCGCCATTTCTCCTCGAG GGCTCCAGGCGCTGGGCCAGACCTTCGGGGCCAACCCGGCCTTTGCCAGCTCCCTTCGATACCTGGACCTGAGCAAGAACCCTGGGCTGCTTGCCACAGACGAGTCCAAT gccctgTACAGTTTCCTGGCCCAGCCCAACGCTCTGGTGCACCTGGACCTGGCAGGGACTGACTGCGCCATTGACTCG CTTCTGGGTGCCCTgctccatggctgctgctccCACCTAACCTACCTCAACCTGGCGCGTAACAGCTGCTCTCACAG GAAGGGCCGGGAGGCCCCACCAGCCTTCAAGCAGTTCTTCAGCAGCGCCTACACGCTGAGCCACGTCAACCTGTCTGCCACAAAGCTGCCCCTGGAGGCCCTCAG GGCGCTGCTGCAGGGCCTGTCCCTCAACAGCCACCTCAGTGATCTGCACCTGGACCTCAGCGGCTGTGAG CTCCGCTCAGCAGGAGCCCAGGCTTTGCAAGAGCAATTGGGGGCTGTCACCTGTGTGGGCAGCCTGGATCTGTCAGACAATG GGTTTGACTCCGACCTCCTGACACTGGTGCCCGCACTTGGCAAGAACAAGTCCCTCAAGCACCTGTTCCTGGGCAAGAACTTCAATGTCAAGGCCAA gacCCTGGAGGAGATCCTCCACAAGCTGGTGCAGATGATCCAGGAAGAGGACTGT TCCCTGCAGTCACTGTCCGTGGCGGACTCCCGGCTGAAGCTGCGCACCAGCATCCTCATCAATGCCCTGGGCAGCAACACCTGCCTGGCCAAGGTGGATCTGAGCGGCAACGGCATGGAGGACATTGGGGCCAAGATGCTGTCTAAGGCCCTGCAGATAAACTCCTCCCTCAG AACTATCCTGTGGGATCGGAACAATACATCTGCCCTGGGCTTTCTGGACATTGCGAGGGCCCTGGAGAG CAACCACACGCTGCGCTTCATGTCCTTCCCCGTGAGCGACATCTCCCAAGCCTATCGCAGCGCCCCCGAGCGCACTGAGGACGTCTGGCAGAAG ATCCAGTGGTGCTTGGTGAGGAACAACCACTCCCAGACGTgtccccaggagcaggccttcaggctgcagcagggcctggTGACCAGCAGCGCCGAGCAA ATGCTGCAGCGGCTGTGTGGACGCGTGCAGGAGGAGGTCCgggccctgaggctgtgccccctggaACCCGTGCAGGATGAGCTGCTCTACGCTCGGGACCTCATCAAAGACGCCAAGAACTCCCGGGCG CTGTTTCCCAGCCTCTATGAGCTGGGGCACGTGCTGGCCAACGACGGGCCTGTGCGGCAGAGGCTGGAGTCCGTAGCCAGTGAGGTGTCCAAGGCTGTGGACAAGGAGCTGCAG GTGATCCTGGAGTCCATGGTCAGCCTCACGCAGGAGTTATGTCCCGTGGCCATGCGGGTAGCTGAGGGGCACAACAAGATGCTGAGCAATGTGGCCGAGCGCGTCACTGTGCCCCGAAACTTCATCCGCGGGGCGCTGCTGGAGCAGGCCGGCCAGGACATTCAGAACAAGCTGGA TGAAGTGAAGCTCTCAGTCGTCACCTACTTAACCAACTCCATAGTGGATGAGATCCTGCAGGAGCTATACCACTCACACAAGAGCCTG GCCCGGCACCTGGCCCAGCTAAGGACACTATCAGATCCATCAGGGGGACCGGGCCAAGGACAGGATCTGTCctcccggggccggggccggggccgtaACCATGACCACGAGGAGACCACAGATGATGAACTTGGGACTAACATC GACACCATGGCCATCAAAAAGCAAAAACGCTGCCGCAAGATCCGGCCAGTGTCCGCCTTCATTA GTGGGAGCCCTCAGGACATGGAAAGCCAGCTGGGGAGTCTGGGGATCCCTCCTGGTTGGTTCTCAGGACTTGGGAACAGCCAGCCCACTGCCAGTGGCTCCTGGGAAGGTCTATCCGAGCTTCCCACTCACGGCTATAAACTAAGGCATCAAACACAAGGCAGACCCCGGCCCCCCAGGACCACCCCTCCAGGACCTGGTCGGCCCAGT CAGGTGCCCGTGCCTGGGACGCGTCAGGAGAATGGGATGGCCACCCGCTTGGATGAGGGGCTGGAGGACTTCTTCAGCCGAAGGGTCATGGATGAGAGTTCCAG CTGCCCTCGGACCCTGCGGCCCCTGCGGCCAGGCCTCCCGGAGCCTCCACTGCCTCCACTGCAGAAGAAGAGGCGCCGAGGCCTGTTTCACTTTCGTCGGCCCCGGAGCTTCAAGGGGGACAGGGGGCCAGGGTCCCCCACCACCggactcctcctccctccacccccacccccacccccaactcaggAGAGCCCCCCCAGCCCAGACCTGCCCAGCCTCGGCAACAACTCTTCCCCCTGCTGGAGCCCAGAGGAGGAGAGCAGCCTGCTCCCTGGACTGGGGGGGAACCGGGGGCCTTCCTTCCGCAGGAAGATG GGTTCTGAGGGGTCAGAGCCAGGGGAAGGGGGCCAGGCCCCTGGGACAGCACAACAGCCAAGAGTCCAGGGTGTTGCCCTTCCTGGGTTGGGAAGAACCAAAGGTTGGAGCTTCGATGGGAAACAAGAG ggcacaagcccagaccTGGAGGGCAGCGTCCAGGCTTGGCAGAAACGGCGCTCTTCGGATGATGCAG GGCCTGGAGCCTGGAAGCCGCCACCACCACCTCAAAGCACCAAGCCGAGCTTCAGCGCCATGCGCCGTGCAGAGGCCACCTGGCACATAG GGCTCTTAGATCCAGGCCGCCGGACTGCCCCCCTGAAGCCCAAGAGGACACGGCGGGCACAGTCCTGTGACAAGCTGGAGCCTGATAGAAGACAGCCCCCTGACTCCACAG GAACCAGTGAGccaggaacagactga
- the CARMIL3 gene encoding capping protein, Arp2/3 and myosin-I linker protein 3 isoform X7, with protein sequence MAKSSTELTRELQDSIRRCLSQGAVLQQHRVKLETKPKKFEDRVLALTSWRLHLFPLKVPAKVESSFNVLEIRAFNTLSQNQILVETERGMVSMRLPSAESVDQVTRHVSSALSKVCPGPGCLIRRGNADTPEGPRDTSPNSETSTSTTHSVCGGFSETYAALCDYNGLHCREEVQWDVDTIYHAEDNREFNLLDFSHLESRDLALMVAALAYNQWFTKLYCKDLRLGSEVLEQVLHTLSKSGSLEELVLDNAGLKTDFVQKLACVFGENGSCVLHALTLSHNPIEDKGFLSLSQQLLCFPTGLTKLCLAKTAISPRGLQALGQTFGANPAFASSLRYLDLSKNPGLLATDESNALYSFLAQPNALVHLDLAGTDCAIDSLLGALLHGCCSHLTYLNLARNSCSHRKGREAPPAFKQFFSSAYTLSHVNLSATKLPLEALRALLQGLSLNSHLSDLHLDLSGCELRSAGAQALQEQLGAVTCVGSLDLSDNGFDSDLLTLVPALGKNKSLKHLFLGKNFNVKAKTLEEILHKLVQMIQEEDCSLQSLSVADSRLKLRTSILINALGSNTCLAKVDLSGNGMEDIGAKMLSKALQINSSLRTILWDRNNTSALGFLDIARALESNHTLRFMSFPVSDISQAYRSAPERTEDVWQKIQWCLVRNNHSQTCPQEQAFRLQQGLVTSSAEQMLQRLCGRVQEEVRALRLCPLEPVQDELLYARDLIKDAKNSRALFPSLYELGHVLANDGPVRQRLESVASEVSKAVDKELQVILESMVSLTQELCPVAMRVAEGHNKMLSNVAERVTVPRNFIRGALLEQAGQDIQNKLDEVKLSVVTYLTNSIVDEILQELYHSHKSLARHLAQLRTLSDPSGGPGQGQDLSSRGRGRGRNHDHEETTDDELGTNIDTMAIKKQKRCRKIRPVSAFISGSPQDMESQLGSLGIPPGWFSGLGNSQPTASGSWEGLSELPTHGYKLRHQTQGRPRPPRTTPPGPGRPSQVPVPGTRQENGMATRLDEGLEDFFSRRVMDESSSCPRTLRPLRPGLPEPPLPPLQKKRRRGLFHFRRPRSFKGDRGPGSPTTGLLLPPPPPPPPTQESPPSPDLPSLGNNSSPCWSPEEESSLLPGLGGNRGPSFRRKMGTSPDLEGSVQAWQKRRSSDDAGPGAWKPPPPPQSTKPSFSAMRRAEATWHIAEESAPNHSCQSPSPSSQDGEEERERTVPARNAKLQDPPLAPRPPKPVAVPRGRRPPQEPGGREEAEAGGAAPGMNKPRLRLGSQQDQEESEVQGLLDPGRRTAPLKPKRTRRAQSCDKLEPDRRQPPDSTGAAGTSEPGTD encoded by the exons atGGCCAAGTCCAGCACGGAGCTCACCCGCGAGCTGCAAG ACAGCATCCGGAGGTGCCTGAGCCAAGGGGCTGTGCTCCAGCAACATCGCGTGAAGCTGGAGACGAAGCCCAAGAAGTTTGAGGACCGAGTGCTG gCCCTGACCTCCTGGCGCCTCCACCTCTTCCCCCTGAAAGTCCCAGCCAAG GTGGAGAGCTCCTTCAATGTCCTGGAGATCCGGGCCTTCAACACACTCAGTCAGAACCAG ATCCTAGTGGAGACAGAACGAGGCATGGTGAGCATGCGGCTGCCATCAGCTGAGAGTGTGGACCAAGTGACGCGACATGTGAGCTCAGCCCTCTCCAAGgtctgccctggccctgg GTGTCTAATCCGGCGTGGAAATGCAGACACTCCAGAAGGGCCCCGAGACACATCCCCCAACTCTGAGACTTCCACATCTACCACTCACAGTGTGTGTG GTGGCTTCTCCGAGACCTACGCTGCCCTGTGTGACTACAATGGGCTGCACTGCCGGGAGGAGGTGCAATGG GATGTGGACACCATCTATCATGCCGAGGATAACCGCGAGTTCAACCTTTTAGATTTCAGCCACTTGGAGAGCCG AGACTTGGCCCTAATGGTGGCAGCCCTGGCCTACAACCAGTGGTTCACCAAACTCTACTGCAAGGACCTGCGGCTG GGCTCTGAAGTGCTAGAACAGGTGCTACATACCCTGAGCAAGTCGGGGAGCCTCGAAGAGCTGGTGCTGGACAACGCTGGACTGAAGAC GGACTTTGTCCAGAAGCTGGCCTGCGTGTTTGGGGAGAACGGAAGCTGTGTGCTACAtgccctcactctgtcccacaatCCCATCGAGGACAAGG gtTTCCTCAGTCTGAGCCAGCAGCTCCTCTGCTTCCCCACGGGCCTCACCAAACTGTGCCTGGCCAAGACCGCCATTTCTCCTCGAG GGCTCCAGGCGCTGGGCCAGACCTTCGGGGCCAACCCGGCCTTTGCCAGCTCCCTTCGATACCTGGACCTGAGCAAGAACCCTGGGCTGCTTGCCACAGACGAGTCCAAT gccctgTACAGTTTCCTGGCCCAGCCCAACGCTCTGGTGCACCTGGACCTGGCAGGGACTGACTGCGCCATTGACTCG CTTCTGGGTGCCCTgctccatggctgctgctccCACCTAACCTACCTCAACCTGGCGCGTAACAGCTGCTCTCACAG GAAGGGCCGGGAGGCCCCACCAGCCTTCAAGCAGTTCTTCAGCAGCGCCTACACGCTGAGCCACGTCAACCTGTCTGCCACAAAGCTGCCCCTGGAGGCCCTCAG GGCGCTGCTGCAGGGCCTGTCCCTCAACAGCCACCTCAGTGATCTGCACCTGGACCTCAGCGGCTGTGAG CTCCGCTCAGCAGGAGCCCAGGCTTTGCAAGAGCAATTGGGGGCTGTCACCTGTGTGGGCAGCCTGGATCTGTCAGACAATG GGTTTGACTCCGACCTCCTGACACTGGTGCCCGCACTTGGCAAGAACAAGTCCCTCAAGCACCTGTTCCTGGGCAAGAACTTCAATGTCAAGGCCAA gacCCTGGAGGAGATCCTCCACAAGCTGGTGCAGATGATCCAGGAAGAGGACTGT TCCCTGCAGTCACTGTCCGTGGCGGACTCCCGGCTGAAGCTGCGCACCAGCATCCTCATCAATGCCCTGGGCAGCAACACCTGCCTGGCCAAGGTGGATCTGAGCGGCAACGGCATGGAGGACATTGGGGCCAAGATGCTGTCTAAGGCCCTGCAGATAAACTCCTCCCTCAG AACTATCCTGTGGGATCGGAACAATACATCTGCCCTGGGCTTTCTGGACATTGCGAGGGCCCTGGAGAG CAACCACACGCTGCGCTTCATGTCCTTCCCCGTGAGCGACATCTCCCAAGCCTATCGCAGCGCCCCCGAGCGCACTGAGGACGTCTGGCAGAAG ATCCAGTGGTGCTTGGTGAGGAACAACCACTCCCAGACGTgtccccaggagcaggccttcaggctgcagcagggcctggTGACCAGCAGCGCCGAGCAA ATGCTGCAGCGGCTGTGTGGACGCGTGCAGGAGGAGGTCCgggccctgaggctgtgccccctggaACCCGTGCAGGATGAGCTGCTCTACGCTCGGGACCTCATCAAAGACGCCAAGAACTCCCGGGCG CTGTTTCCCAGCCTCTATGAGCTGGGGCACGTGCTGGCCAACGACGGGCCTGTGCGGCAGAGGCTGGAGTCCGTAGCCAGTGAGGTGTCCAAGGCTGTGGACAAGGAGCTGCAG GTGATCCTGGAGTCCATGGTCAGCCTCACGCAGGAGTTATGTCCCGTGGCCATGCGGGTAGCTGAGGGGCACAACAAGATGCTGAGCAATGTGGCCGAGCGCGTCACTGTGCCCCGAAACTTCATCCGCGGGGCGCTGCTGGAGCAGGCCGGCCAGGACATTCAGAACAAGCTGGA TGAAGTGAAGCTCTCAGTCGTCACCTACTTAACCAACTCCATAGTGGATGAGATCCTGCAGGAGCTATACCACTCACACAAGAGCCTG GCCCGGCACCTGGCCCAGCTAAGGACACTATCAGATCCATCAGGGGGACCGGGCCAAGGACAGGATCTGTCctcccggggccggggccggggccgtaACCATGACCACGAGGAGACCACAGATGATGAACTTGGGACTAACATC GACACCATGGCCATCAAAAAGCAAAAACGCTGCCGCAAGATCCGGCCAGTGTCCGCCTTCATTA GTGGGAGCCCTCAGGACATGGAAAGCCAGCTGGGGAGTCTGGGGATCCCTCCTGGTTGGTTCTCAGGACTTGGGAACAGCCAGCCCACTGCCAGTGGCTCCTGGGAAGGTCTATCCGAGCTTCCCACTCACGGCTATAAACTAAGGCATCAAACACAAGGCAGACCCCGGCCCCCCAGGACCACCCCTCCAGGACCTGGTCGGCCCAGT CAGGTGCCCGTGCCTGGGACGCGTCAGGAGAATGGGATGGCCACCCGCTTGGATGAGGGGCTGGAGGACTTCTTCAGCCGAAGGGTCATGGATGAGAGTTCCAG CTGCCCTCGGACCCTGCGGCCCCTGCGGCCAGGCCTCCCGGAGCCTCCACTGCCTCCACTGCAGAAGAAGAGGCGCCGAGGCCTGTTTCACTTTCGTCGGCCCCGGAGCTTCAAGGGGGACAGGGGGCCAGGGTCCCCCACCACCggactcctcctccctccacccccacccccacccccaactcaggAGAGCCCCCCCAGCCCAGACCTGCCCAGCCTCGGCAACAACTCTTCCCCCTGCTGGAGCCCAGAGGAGGAGAGCAGCCTGCTCCCTGGACTGGGGGGGAACCGGGGGCCTTCCTTCCGCAGGAAGATG ggcacaagcccagaccTGGAGGGCAGCGTCCAGGCTTGGCAGAAACGGCGCTCTTCGGATGATGCAG GGCCTGGAGCCTGGAAGCCGCCACCACCACCTCAAAGCACCAAGCCGAGCTTCAGCGCCATGCGCCGTGCAGAGGCCACCTGGCACATAG CTGAGGAGAGTGCCCCCAACCACAGCTGccagagccccagcccctcctcccaggatggggaggaagagagggagaggaccgTTCCCGCTAGGAATGCCAAG CTGCAGGACCCCCCATTAGCTCCACGGCCCCCCAAGCCAGTGGCTGTGCCCAGGGGCCGCCGTCCCCCCCAGGAGccagggggcagggaagaggctgaggctgggggtgcagcCCCAGGAATGAACAAACCCCGGCTGAGGCTGGGCTCACAGCAGGACCAAGAGGAGTCCGAGGTCCAAG GGCTCTTAGATCCAGGCCGCCGGACTGCCCCCCTGAAGCCCAAGAGGACACGGCGGGCACAGTCCTGTGACAAGCTGGAGCCTGATAGAAGACAGCCCCCTGACTCCACAGGTGCCG CAGGAACCAGTGAGccaggaacagactga